A window of the Hordeum vulgare subsp. vulgare chromosome 5H, MorexV3_pseudomolecules_assembly, whole genome shotgun sequence genome harbors these coding sequences:
- the LOC123452949 gene encoding E3 ubiquitin-protein ligase SIRP1-like has translation MEEGEGQESRYWCHSCEEVIVPVEPEKKCPDCDGGFVEEMGSEGFETSTNVRSERNLSLWAPLLLGMMGGSSRRSRPQRDMMDSSSDEDSRQARIRSALRDTDDEDEEDDDDDSDRELEDMIRRRRRRGSSLVRLLQTLRDDLRGLDGIGRDRDRDSERDRERERERRDRERRERERARRERERARERNRGGERTESLILINSNNEAIILQGTFGPSDNQENSSNTSTGVSLGDYFLGPGLDMLLQRLADSDLNRSGTPPAKKESVAALPTVNIQEVLGCTVCLEEFEMGTEAKEMPCQHKFHSNCILPWLELHSSCPICRFQLPTEESKNPCESGSGGGTVSADGDHAESSNSDIGTDHDGGSVLDRPDVTSALNALFGDASSSSSSDENGPGAPES, from the coding sequence ATGGAAGAAGGTGAAGGTCAGGAAAGCAGGTACTGGTGCCACAGCTGCGAGGAGGTGATCGTTCCCGTGGAGCCGGAGAAGAAGTGCCCGGACTGTGATGGCGGGTTCGTGGAAGAGATGGGGTCCGAGGGCTTTGAGACGTCCACAAACGTGAGGTCTGAGCGCAACCTCTCGCTCTGGGCCCCGCTGCTGCTTGGGATGATGGGGGGTTCGTCTCGGCGATCAAGGCCCCAGAGGGATATGATGGATTCTTCTTCTGATGAGGACTCGCGCCAagcaaggatcaggagtgcactgAGGGATACTGATGATGAGGAcgaagaggatgatgatgatgattctgaCCGTGAGCTTGAAGACATGAttaggaggcgaaggaggaggggcTCTTCGCTTGTCAGGCTGCTCCAGACCCTCCGTGATGACTTGAGGGGCTTGGATGGCATTGGCAGGGACAGGGACAGGGACAGCGAGAGAGaccgggagagggagagggaaagaAGGGACAGGgagagaagggagagggagagggctagaagagagagggagagagcaagGGAGAGAAACCGAGGGGGAGAAAGGACAGAGAGCTTGATACTGATCAACTCCAACAATGAGGCCATTATTCTGCAAGGAACATTTGGACCTAGTGACAACCAAGAGAACTCAAGCAACACAAGTACTGGCGTTTCACTTGGAGACTACTTTCTTGGTCCTGGCCTGGATATGCTCTTGCAGCGTTTGGCGGACAGTGACCTGAATCGTTCTGGGACGCCGCCTGCTAAGAAGGAATCTGTGGCAGCATTGCCAACTGTGAACATCCAGGAAGTATTGGGCTGTACAGTCTGTCTTGAGGAGTTTGAAATGGGGACGGAGGCGAAGGAGATGCCTTGCCAACACAAGTTTCACTCCAATTGCATCCTTCCATGGCTGGAGCTCCACAGTTCTTGCCCAATTTGTCGATTTCAGCTGCCTACTGAGGAGTCAAAGAACCCATGTGAATCAGGCAGCGGTGGTGGTACAGTGAgtgctgatggagatcatgctgagtCAAGTAATAGTGATATAGGTACTGACCACGATGGAGGCAGCGTGCTTGATCGTCCAGACGTGACGTCTGCTTTGAACGCCCTCTTCGGTGATGCGTCCTCGTCATCTTCATCTGATGAAAATGGTCCAGGTGCTCCCGAGAGCTGA